One window of Cohnella hashimotonis genomic DNA carries:
- a CDS encoding carbohydrate ABC transporter permease, with product MTSAPAVKRSFTHIALLALVFLNLVPLIIVLSSSLRSPKNMTDPLNWFNEFTFASFRSAFTRMHFPTALWNSVVLTGVSVVFVVLLAAMAAYPMARIRSRTSKFLYIFFLSGLVVPGQMVLIPIIQMIKSFGIPMNQYTPILMFITCSLPFSTFLYTGFIRSGVPEELEEAAHIDGAGMFRRYWQIVFPLLLPVTVSVVITQGVWIWNDYFFNMVFITKTLAAPLPVAMLGFLGDQQNPAQWNVLFAACILCALPLLLAFLALQKYFVGGMTVGAVKG from the coding sequence ATGACCTCCGCGCCCGCCGTCAAGCGCTCGTTCACCCATATCGCGCTGCTCGCGCTCGTCTTTCTCAACCTGGTGCCGCTCATCATCGTGCTGTCCAGCTCGCTGCGGTCGCCGAAGAACATGACCGACCCGCTGAACTGGTTCAACGAATTCACGTTCGCGAGCTTCCGCTCGGCCTTCACGCGCATGCACTTCCCGACCGCGCTGTGGAACAGCGTCGTGCTGACCGGCGTCTCGGTCGTCTTCGTCGTCCTGCTGGCCGCGATGGCCGCCTACCCGATGGCGCGCATCCGCAGCCGGACGAGCAAGTTCCTGTACATCTTCTTCCTGTCCGGCCTCGTCGTGCCCGGCCAGATGGTGCTCATCCCGATCATTCAGATGATCAAATCATTCGGCATCCCGATGAACCAATACACGCCGATCCTCATGTTCATCACGTGCAGCCTGCCGTTTTCCACGTTTCTGTACACCGGCTTCATCCGCAGCGGTGTGCCCGAAGAACTGGAGGAGGCGGCCCATATCGACGGCGCGGGCATGTTCCGCAGATACTGGCAGATCGTGTTCCCGCTGCTGCTGCCCGTGACCGTCTCGGTCGTCATTACGCAAGGCGTTTGGATCTGGAACGACTACTTCTTCAACATGGTGTTTATCACGAAAACGTTGGCGGCGCCGCTTCCGGTCGCCATGCTCGGCTTCCTCGGCGACCAGCAGAACCCCGCGCAGTGGAACGTGCTGTTCGCGGCCTGCATTCTGTGCGCGCTGCCGCTGCTGCTCGCGTTCCTCGCGCTGCAGAAGTACTTCGTCGGCGGCATGACCGTCGGCGCGGTGAAGGGCTGA
- a CDS encoding ABC transporter substrate-binding protein, whose protein sequence is MKSLKSQVAGVAVASLFTVALAACGSNNNNTASPSAASSSAASPSASASAAASPSASTPSADPVTLTMLVSGSKAADGADFELDTLPKLVKEKFPNVTLEVQKLPDEQYYTSVKTKLAAGEGPDIFLVFPNMANMGAIEVAKAGYAADLSGLSFWNNVSKAAMNDMSYEGKPYAVAKGMDILGTYYNKDLFAKAGITEVPKDWDSFLAASEKLKASGVTPIVMGDKDPWVVQFGMYQLAANTVYPSDPDFDKKLQTGETQLTDAKWVETVNQYKTLYDKGYVSKNSLGMASAQAMQQFVDGKAAMIFTGTWDLPGVTAKGAADFERGFFSLPGNKAGEPVYASAATAAGYALNAKSKHLDVAKQIFEYLYDGQSPLFQAWVESNPSISVFNGVTLKNDIFKDVLTEIQSTGHAFYFSNQMWPAGVSDVMQSKFGEIIGGKKTTAEDVTKAMQDKYKELYKG, encoded by the coding sequence ATGAAGTCATTGAAATCCCAAGTCGCCGGCGTCGCCGTAGCGTCGCTGTTCACCGTCGCGCTCGCCGCGTGCGGCAGCAATAACAATAATACGGCATCGCCTTCCGCCGCGAGCTCGTCCGCCGCCAGCCCGTCGGCGTCCGCATCCGCGGCGGCCAGTCCGTCCGCAAGTACGCCGAGCGCCGATCCGGTCACGCTCACCATGCTCGTCTCCGGCTCCAAGGCCGCCGACGGCGCCGACTTCGAGCTCGACACGCTGCCCAAGCTCGTCAAAGAAAAATTCCCGAACGTCACGCTCGAAGTCCAGAAGCTGCCCGACGAGCAGTATTACACGTCGGTCAAGACGAAGCTGGCGGCAGGCGAAGGCCCGGACATCTTCCTCGTCTTCCCGAACATGGCGAACATGGGCGCGATCGAGGTGGCGAAGGCCGGCTACGCGGCCGACCTGTCCGGCCTCAGCTTCTGGAACAACGTGAGCAAGGCCGCCATGAACGACATGAGCTACGAAGGCAAGCCGTACGCGGTCGCCAAGGGGATGGACATCCTCGGCACTTATTACAACAAGGATCTGTTCGCGAAGGCCGGCATCACGGAGGTGCCGAAGGATTGGGACAGCTTCCTGGCCGCATCCGAAAAGCTCAAGGCTTCCGGCGTTACGCCGATCGTCATGGGCGACAAGGACCCGTGGGTCGTGCAGTTCGGCATGTACCAGCTCGCCGCCAACACGGTCTACCCGTCCGATCCGGACTTCGACAAGAAGCTGCAAACCGGCGAGACGCAGTTGACCGACGCCAAGTGGGTCGAGACGGTCAACCAGTACAAGACGCTGTACGACAAAGGCTATGTGTCCAAAAACTCGCTCGGCATGGCCAGCGCGCAGGCGATGCAGCAGTTCGTCGACGGCAAGGCGGCCATGATCTTCACGGGCACTTGGGACCTGCCGGGCGTCACCGCCAAGGGCGCGGCCGACTTCGAGCGCGGCTTCTTCTCCCTCCCGGGCAACAAGGCGGGCGAGCCGGTATACGCATCCGCGGCAACGGCGGCAGGCTACGCGCTGAACGCCAAGTCCAAGCACCTCGACGTCGCCAAGCAAATTTTCGAATATCTGTACGACGGCCAATCGCCGCTCTTCCAGGCGTGGGTGGAGTCGAACCCGTCCATCAGCGTATTTAACGGCGTGACGCTCAAGAACGACATCTTCAAGGATGTGCTGACCGAGATTCAGAGCACGGGCCACGCGTTCTACTTCTCGAATCAAATGTGGCCGGCGGGCGTCAGCGACGTCATGCAGTCCAAGTTCGGCGAGATCATCGGGGGCAAGAAGACGACGGCCGAAGACGTCACCAAGGCGATGCAGGACAAGTACAAAGAACTTTATAAAGGCTGA
- a CDS encoding ArsR/SmtB family transcription factor, translated as MLISTDSKALRIYEALASEVRLKIIDKLYERERHVKELAEELFLSNAVVSGHIRKLEEAGIVGSRMKRMDGGTYKLCYVKTEFMQIKLSPDAPASLNCHELSLPIGQYTDYEAWPTCGIATTEKVIGQFDNPICFMDPERVNAGILWMAKGWVEYKLPNYLYKDQRLREIEISLEIGSEAPRVNENWPSDIRFDLGGKTVGVWTSPGDFGDRRGRLTPEWWHSDVNQYGLMKVLRIKEKGTYVDGQKISGVGLRDIETDAMNWTLRIAAEDTGRGRGGLTLYGKGFGNYDQDIVVRSYYE; from the coding sequence GTGCTGATCTCTACCGATTCAAAAGCGCTTCGCATCTACGAGGCACTGGCCAGCGAGGTGCGATTAAAGATCATCGATAAGCTGTACGAGCGGGAACGTCACGTGAAGGAGTTGGCGGAGGAGCTGTTCCTGAGCAACGCGGTCGTCAGCGGACACATTCGCAAGCTCGAAGAGGCCGGTATCGTCGGCAGCAGAATGAAGCGGATGGACGGTGGGACCTACAAGCTTTGTTACGTAAAAACGGAGTTCATGCAGATCAAACTGTCCCCGGATGCCCCGGCCTCATTGAACTGTCACGAGCTGTCGCTGCCGATTGGCCAGTATACCGATTACGAGGCTTGGCCGACCTGCGGCATCGCGACGACGGAGAAGGTCATCGGCCAGTTCGACAATCCGATCTGCTTCATGGATCCGGAGCGGGTGAACGCGGGCATCCTGTGGATGGCCAAGGGGTGGGTCGAGTACAAGCTGCCGAACTATTTGTACAAAGACCAGCGGCTGCGCGAGATCGAGATCTCGCTCGAGATCGGTTCGGAGGCGCCGCGCGTGAACGAGAATTGGCCCTCGGACATCCGCTTCGATCTGGGCGGAAAAACCGTAGGGGTATGGACGAGTCCCGGCGACTTCGGCGATCGGCGGGGACGGTTGACGCCGGAGTGGTGGCATTCGGACGTCAATCAATATGGTTTGATGAAGGTGCTTCGCATCAAGGAGAAGGGCACCTACGTCGACGGTCAGAAAATATCGGGCGTCGGCCTGCGCGATATCGAGACGGACGCGATGAACTGGACACTGCGGATCGCCGCGGAGGATACAGGGCGGGGCCGGGGCGGTCTCACGCTCTACGGCAAGGGCTTCGGCAACTACGATCAGGACATTGTCGTGCGGAGCTATTACGAGTAA
- a CDS encoding sugar phosphate isomerase/epimerase family protein, producing the protein MSRQAYELKNEKIREAFEVLKKNDPKRLERRLNLSWSNWGFGMESLADTAERLQRAGIGFIELHGNHYGPDLGYRKAETLDILSAHGIKVAGICGMFSADNDLSSNRAFQRQAALDYLKREIQFAAAVGGSYILVVPGAVGRPTPYDAMELARSAETLRLVADLFVSHGVKAAIEPIRSAETSYVHTIADAEAYIQSVNHPGVQHINADVYHMQSEESHIGEALLAAGDRLLNLHMADSNRGALGDGSLDVDTVIMALYLLGFNRDGRYVTPEPLGPGGDPYPAMYGKPDKALLDRMVQQTAAYFREREEVLLGR; encoded by the coding sequence ATGTCCCGACAAGCCTATGAACTGAAGAACGAGAAGATCCGCGAAGCGTTCGAGGTACTGAAGAAGAACGATCCCAAGCGGCTCGAGCGGCGCTTGAACCTGTCCTGGAGCAACTGGGGCTTCGGCATGGAATCGCTTGCGGACACGGCCGAGCGGCTGCAGCGGGCAGGCATCGGCTTCATCGAGCTGCACGGCAACCACTATGGTCCGGATCTCGGTTACCGCAAGGCGGAAACGCTGGACATTTTGAGCGCGCACGGCATCAAGGTCGCGGGCATTTGCGGCATGTTTTCCGCGGACAACGATCTGTCCAGCAACCGCGCCTTCCAGCGCCAGGCCGCCCTCGACTACCTGAAGCGGGAGATCCAGTTCGCGGCTGCGGTCGGCGGCTCCTACATCCTCGTCGTGCCGGGCGCTGTCGGCAGGCCGACGCCTTACGACGCGATGGAGCTTGCGCGCAGCGCCGAGACGCTCCGGCTCGTCGCCGACCTGTTCGTCTCGCACGGCGTAAAGGCGGCCATCGAGCCGATTCGCTCCGCCGAGACGAGCTACGTCCATACGATCGCCGACGCCGAAGCTTATATTCAGTCCGTTAATCATCCCGGCGTGCAGCATATTAATGCGGACGTCTACCATATGCAGTCCGAAGAGTCGCACATTGGCGAGGCGCTGCTGGCGGCCGGCGACCGGCTGCTTAATCTGCATATGGCCGACAGCAACCGCGGCGCGCTCGGCGACGGCTCGCTGGACGTGGATACCGTCATCATGGCGCTGTACCTGCTCGGCTTCAACCGCGACGGCCGCTACGTCACGCCGGAGCCGCTAGGTCCGGGCGGCGACCCGTACCCGGCGATGTACGGCAAGCCGGACAAGGCTCTGCTGGACCGCATGGTCCAGCAGACGGCCGCCTACTTCCGCGAGCGGGAGGAAGTGCTGTTGGGACGGTAG
- a CDS encoding alpha-N-arabinofuranosidase yields the protein MTIRSHMLIDKHFAVSVVDPRMYGSFIEHLGRAVYGGIYEPGHPTADENGFRRDALEAIRALQVPIVRYPGGNFVSGYNWEDGVGPKSERKRKLELAWWTTETNAVGTNEFADWAKLAGTEVMMAVNLGTRGPDDARNLVEYCNHPSGSYYSDLRIAHGYREPHRFKTWCLGNEMDGPWQIGAKTAVEYGRIANETGKVMRWVDPSIELVACGSSSRGMPTFAEWEATVLDLAYDQVDYLSLHAYYNNNAGDTANFLASSLDLDQFIGGVASIADYVQAKKRSKKKIMLSLDEWNVWHSIGTSRASERWQIAPPEFEDAYTFEDALAVGCYLITMLKHADRVKMGCLAQLINTIAPIMTETGGSLWLQTTYYPFLHASNYGRGTVLQSVVDSPKYDAKDFTDVPYLESVSVFDEEQGLLTIFAVNRHLEESMALDVDVRSFCETRLLEHIVLESDDLRATNTNNNPNRVVPRTGGESKIDAGRVQAVLGRASWNVIRIATTKG from the coding sequence ATGACAATCCGCTCTCATATGCTGATCGACAAGCACTTCGCCGTATCCGTCGTGGATCCCCGGATGTACGGTTCCTTTATCGAGCACCTGGGGCGCGCCGTTTACGGGGGCATCTACGAGCCCGGGCACCCGACCGCGGACGAGAACGGCTTCCGCCGAGACGCGCTGGAGGCGATCCGCGCGCTTCAGGTTCCGATCGTGCGCTACCCGGGCGGCAACTTCGTGTCCGGCTACAACTGGGAAGACGGCGTCGGCCCCAAGTCGGAGCGCAAGCGCAAGCTCGAACTCGCCTGGTGGACGACCGAGACGAACGCCGTCGGTACGAACGAATTCGCGGATTGGGCCAAGCTGGCCGGCACGGAAGTGATGATGGCCGTCAACCTCGGCACGCGAGGGCCCGACGACGCCAGAAATCTCGTCGAATATTGCAACCATCCTTCAGGCTCTTATTACAGCGACTTGCGCATCGCCCACGGCTATCGCGAGCCCCATCGCTTCAAGACGTGGTGTCTGGGCAACGAGATGGACGGCCCCTGGCAGATCGGCGCGAAAACCGCGGTCGAGTATGGACGTATTGCCAACGAGACGGGCAAAGTGATGCGCTGGGTCGATCCGTCGATCGAGCTCGTCGCCTGCGGCAGCTCCTCCAGAGGCATGCCGACGTTTGCCGAGTGGGAAGCGACCGTCCTCGATCTCGCGTACGATCAGGTCGACTATCTTTCGCTGCACGCCTATTACAACAATAACGCGGGAGACACGGCCAACTTCCTGGCCAGCTCGCTCGATCTCGACCAGTTCATCGGGGGCGTAGCTTCGATTGCCGATTACGTCCAGGCGAAAAAGCGAAGCAAGAAAAAAATCATGCTGTCGCTCGACGAGTGGAACGTCTGGCATTCGATCGGCACAAGCCGCGCGAGCGAACGCTGGCAGATCGCGCCGCCGGAGTTCGAGGACGCGTACACCTTCGAAGACGCGCTCGCTGTCGGATGCTACCTGATCACGATGCTGAAGCACGCCGACCGGGTGAAGATGGGCTGCCTCGCCCAGCTGATCAATACGATCGCGCCGATCATGACGGAGACGGGCGGCTCGCTCTGGCTGCAGACGACGTACTATCCGTTCCTTCACGCTTCGAATTACGGCAGAGGCACGGTTCTGCAATCGGTCGTCGATTCACCGAAGTACGACGCCAAAGACTTCACCGACGTTCCTTACCTGGAATCGGTCAGCGTGTTCGACGAGGAACAGGGCCTGCTGACGATTTTTGCAGTGAACCGTCACCTGGAAGAATCGATGGCGCTCGATGTCGACGTCCGCAGCTTCTGCGAAACGCGTCTGCTGGAGCACATCGTGCTGGAGAGCGACGATCTGAGGGCCACCAACACCAACAACAATCCGAACCGGGTCGTCCCTCGCACCGGCGGCGAATCCAAGATCGATGCCGGACGCGTGCAAGCCGTACTCGGCCGCGCTTCCTGGAACGTCATTCGGATCGCGACGACGAAAGGCTGA
- a CDS encoding carbohydrate ABC transporter permease, translating to MNSAVMKKTMFWFVLPALLFYCLFWVFPILKLFQYSITDYNGYVQKFNYVGAGNFKTLFHEEILGLSVRNTLIYTFVTVILGNIVALAIAFLLNANIRAKGLYRSAFYIPTLFSAIVVGFIWSYVYMPDEGLIASFLHKIGLNGIDTNFLGSYDKALYSIIAVDIWKNIGTSTIIFLAGLQTVPMDLIEAGKIDGAGRWKLVRFIKIPLLATSVTINVTLSVINGLKAFDYPFVMTNGGPGTSTNTLIYAMYKMAFTDQLFGKASALGIISFALIIVITAAFVFTLNRREISA from the coding sequence ATGAATAGTGCCGTGATGAAAAAAACGATGTTTTGGTTCGTGCTCCCGGCCCTCCTTTTTTACTGCTTGTTCTGGGTATTCCCGATCCTCAAGCTGTTCCAGTACAGCATCACCGACTACAACGGCTACGTCCAGAAGTTCAACTACGTCGGCGCGGGCAACTTCAAGACGCTGTTCCACGAGGAGATCCTCGGTTTGTCCGTCCGCAATACGCTCATTTACACGTTCGTCACCGTCATCCTGGGCAACATTGTCGCGCTTGCGATAGCGTTCCTGCTGAATGCGAATATTCGAGCTAAAGGTCTGTATCGTTCGGCATTTTACATTCCGACGCTGTTCAGCGCGATCGTCGTCGGCTTCATCTGGAGCTACGTGTACATGCCGGACGAAGGGCTGATTGCCTCTTTTCTCCATAAGATCGGATTGAACGGGATCGATACGAACTTCCTCGGCAGCTACGACAAGGCGCTTTACTCCATTATCGCGGTAGATATTTGGAAAAACATCGGCACGAGCACGATCATCTTCCTGGCGGGCCTGCAGACGGTACCGATGGATTTGATCGAAGCGGGGAAAATCGACGGCGCCGGACGCTGGAAGCTCGTGCGCTTTATCAAGATTCCGCTGCTCGCGACGTCCGTCACGATCAACGTCACGCTCAGCGTCATCAACGGGCTGAAGGCATTCGACTATCCGTTCGTCATGACCAACGGGGGCCCGGGCACGTCGACCAACACGCTGATCTACGCGATGTACAAAATGGCGTTCACCGACCAGCTGTTCGGCAAGGCGTCGGCGCTCGGCATCATCTCGTTCGCGCTCATCATCGTCATCACTGCCGCCTTCGTCTTCACGCTGAACAGAAGGGAGATATCCGCATGA
- a CDS encoding ABC transporter substrate-binding protein, with product MIIDWCRMMPRAARAALLSAWTATALTGCANTKADTAATPPLPETVPVLYMTAGNPSSGSTSVIRELAAEYAKTHPDFKFRIESVQNNDLSQKVQLLAASNDLPAMFSYQSGEPLLDLIRSGAVLELQGTFEQLGIAGQLNPVAVDLLKRMTDGMGLYALPLELNIEGFWYNKTLFARYHLDEPRTWDDMLRAADVFKNAGIQPFAVAGKDKWPITRLINAYAIRKLGADAMERVYRGELKLTDPGFVEAAGTVKQMAQAGYFGQDPNTVDIGSAMRAFTQGRAAMIYTGSWSIRDLNKTVEGRIPPEAIGFFSIPLAAEGLGALDEYPMNAGLTTSFSSEAYDDELGDFMKYAFARYGQRSMDELGLITGFKADTTGAGVPPLTRMVQSKLDGAARTALWFEARFDTLAQMTAWNGAQLLIQDPSYTPAFYMSELQAALDGHSG from the coding sequence ATGATAATCGATTGGTGCCGAATGATGCCGCGCGCGGCGCGGGCAGCGCTGCTCTCCGCTTGGACGGCGACGGCGCTGACAGGCTGTGCGAACACGAAGGCGGATACGGCCGCAACGCCGCCGCTTCCCGAGACGGTCCCTGTCCTTTATATGACTGCCGGCAATCCGAGCTCGGGCAGCACGAGCGTCATCCGCGAGCTTGCGGCGGAATACGCCAAGACGCACCCGGACTTCAAGTTCCGGATCGAGAGCGTGCAGAACAACGATTTGTCGCAAAAAGTGCAGCTGCTCGCCGCAAGCAACGACCTGCCGGCCATGTTCAGCTACCAGTCCGGCGAGCCGCTCCTGGACCTGATTCGCAGCGGCGCCGTTCTTGAGCTGCAGGGCACGTTCGAGCAGCTCGGCATTGCCGGCCAGCTCAATCCGGTCGCCGTCGATTTGCTGAAGCGGATGACCGACGGCATGGGGCTGTACGCGCTGCCGCTGGAGCTTAATATCGAGGGCTTCTGGTACAACAAGACGCTGTTCGCCCGTTATCATCTGGATGAGCCGCGGACCTGGGACGATATGCTGCGGGCGGCCGACGTGTTCAAAAACGCGGGGATTCAGCCGTTTGCCGTCGCTGGGAAGGACAAGTGGCCGATCACCCGCCTGATCAACGCTTACGCCATCCGCAAGCTGGGCGCTGATGCAATGGAACGGGTTTACCGCGGCGAATTGAAACTGACCGACCCTGGTTTCGTCGAAGCCGCCGGAACCGTGAAGCAAATGGCGCAGGCAGGATACTTCGGGCAGGATCCCAATACGGTGGACATCGGCTCGGCCATGCGAGCGTTCACGCAGGGACGCGCCGCCATGATCTATACGGGCAGCTGGTCGATTCGCGACCTGAACAAAACCGTCGAAGGACGGATCCCGCCCGAAGCGATCGGCTTCTTCAGCATCCCGCTCGCGGCGGAAGGCTTGGGCGCGCTGGACGAATATCCGATGAATGCGGGACTCACCACGTCCTTCTCAAGCGAGGCATACGACGACGAGCTGGGCGATTTTATGAAGTATGCGTTCGCGCGGTATGGGCAGCGGTCGATGGACGAGCTGGGCCTGATTACGGGCTTCAAGGCCGATACGACCGGAGCTGGCGTGCCGCCCCTTACCCGTATGGTGCAAAGCAAGCTGGACGGCGCCGCGAGGACTGCGCTCTGGTTTGAGGCGCGCTTCGATACGCTTGCCCAGATGACGGCATGGAACGGCGCCCAGCTGCTGATTCAGGATCCAAGCTATACCCCGGCTTTCTATATGAGCGAGCTTCAGGCGGCGCTGGACGGCCATTCCGGCTGA
- a CDS encoding glycoside hydrolase family 2 protein, with translation MKYDLKDLKWELKGFYPYVPLLANSVETGEAMKGVTAWMPAVVPGGVQHDLYRAGYIQHPHRDLNSLSCEWVEHRWWMYRTSFPRPAYLGRKVELVCKGLDYKAHVYLNNVPLGEHEGMFVPAVFDITDIALAHETLELRILFEHAPLEQSQIGRTSLTHTQKSRFGYKWDFSARLVSLGIWDDVYLRVHEELSLGEAHIRTDVSEDGTGVVGLKMRVEGAVQEADTLMGVALSEDYAAEAVLTDPDGREIGTQRIVIGPDRAEADFSFRVERPRLWYPNGHGAQPLYGLEVRLLNGDALLDARAFKPGIRKLGYMLNEESPASALPYTFVMNGEKVYVKGVNLTPLDMLYGTVTPERYEWTVLLMKRAGVNMVRVWGGGVIEKNVFYELCDRHGILVWQEFVQSGSGMDSVPPEDPKYLALLADAAEAAIKDRRNYVSLTVWSGGNELKEAPNRPCGYDNGNLAQLQALVRAHDPDRMFLPTSASGPQEMLSLDEGQNHDVHGGWKYRGHPEHYEFYGQSDSLFHSEFGVDGLCAVKSMRKFLSPAHVRVSDMDESLVWRHHGDWWDTRERDAWFFGEPAGIDAFIRGSQWIQAEGLRFIVEANRRRQFRNSGSIVWQFNEPWPNVGCTSLTDYYGESKMAYYWIGQAFARVHVSLDYRRLIYPVGDTFQAELFAESGKSGSRDGDEAEVEALTTAGRRLWHGRFRAEPGAAMQKVGALAFEITSDFTALFVVRLRLLREGRTLHENVYYFSTQAETCYRPALGLGAHGFRFEAEGEWEEAGEEWKTESLELFKRTYLLANEGDEAILHAHAEELTDRYWTMADEGFVTLFPGERKRVTVYCANRRLGGLGTEADESDGEERAGLPEIRFTHFNEQDSQEERKISK, from the coding sequence ATGAAGTACGACTTGAAGGATCTCAAGTGGGAGCTCAAAGGCTTTTATCCCTACGTGCCGCTGCTGGCCAACAGCGTGGAGACCGGGGAAGCCATGAAGGGCGTGACGGCTTGGATGCCTGCCGTCGTCCCCGGCGGCGTACAGCACGATCTGTACAGAGCGGGCTACATTCAGCATCCGCACCGGGATCTGAACAGTCTGTCCTGCGAATGGGTGGAGCACCGGTGGTGGATGTACCGGACCTCCTTCCCGCGCCCGGCGTATCTGGGCCGCAAGGTCGAGCTCGTCTGCAAGGGATTGGACTACAAAGCCCATGTTTACTTGAACAATGTGCCGCTCGGCGAGCATGAAGGGATGTTCGTTCCGGCCGTCTTCGATATTACGGACATCGCGCTGGCACATGAGACCCTGGAGCTTCGCATCCTGTTCGAGCATGCGCCTCTGGAGCAGTCGCAGATCGGGCGGACGTCGCTGACGCATACCCAGAAGAGCCGGTTCGGGTACAAATGGGATTTTTCCGCGCGGCTCGTGTCGCTCGGCATTTGGGACGACGTGTACCTGCGCGTCCACGAAGAGCTGTCGCTCGGCGAAGCGCACATTCGCACGGATGTCTCGGAAGACGGCACTGGCGTCGTTGGCTTGAAGATGCGGGTCGAGGGTGCGGTGCAGGAGGCCGATACGCTGATGGGGGTTGCTTTGTCGGAGGATTATGCCGCGGAAGCGGTGCTGACCGATCCGGACGGCCGCGAGATCGGGACGCAGCGGATAGTCATCGGTCCGGACCGGGCGGAGGCCGACTTTTCTTTTCGCGTGGAACGGCCCCGGCTCTGGTATCCAAACGGGCACGGAGCGCAGCCGCTGTACGGGCTTGAAGTGCGCCTGCTGAACGGGGATGCGCTGCTGGATGCGCGCGCGTTCAAGCCCGGCATCCGCAAGCTCGGCTACATGCTTAACGAGGAGAGTCCCGCGTCCGCGCTGCCGTATACGTTCGTAATGAACGGCGAGAAGGTGTACGTCAAAGGCGTGAACTTGACGCCGCTCGATATGCTGTACGGCACCGTGACGCCCGAGCGCTACGAATGGACGGTGCTCCTCATGAAGCGCGCCGGCGTCAACATGGTTCGCGTGTGGGGCGGCGGCGTGATCGAGAAAAACGTGTTCTACGAGCTGTGCGACCGTCACGGCATCCTCGTCTGGCAGGAGTTCGTCCAGTCCGGCTCGGGGATGGACTCGGTGCCGCCAGAGGATCCGAAGTATCTCGCGCTGCTGGCCGATGCAGCCGAGGCCGCGATCAAGGACCGGCGCAACTACGTATCGCTGACGGTCTGGAGCGGCGGCAACGAGCTGAAGGAAGCCCCGAACCGGCCTTGCGGCTACGACAACGGCAATCTTGCGCAGCTCCAGGCGCTCGTTCGGGCGCACGATCCGGACCGGATGTTCCTCCCGACGTCCGCTTCCGGTCCGCAGGAAATGCTGTCGCTGGACGAGGGGCAGAACCATGACGTTCACGGCGGCTGGAAGTACAGGGGACATCCCGAGCATTACGAATTTTACGGGCAGTCGGACAGCTTGTTCCACAGCGAGTTCGGGGTCGACGGACTGTGCGCCGTGAAGAGCATGCGCAAGTTTTTGAGCCCGGCTCATGTCCGGGTGTCCGATATGGACGAGAGTCTCGTCTGGCGCCACCATGGCGATTGGTGGGACACGCGGGAGCGGGATGCCTGGTTTTTCGGCGAGCCGGCGGGCATCGACGCATTCATCCGCGGCAGCCAGTGGATCCAGGCGGAGGGCCTGCGGTTCATCGTCGAGGCCAACCGGCGCCGGCAGTTCCGCAACAGCGGCAGCATCGTCTGGCAGTTCAACGAGCCTTGGCCCAACGTCGGCTGCACGTCGCTGACGGACTATTACGGCGAATCCAAGATGGCGTACTACTGGATCGGGCAGGCGTTTGCCAGGGTGCATGTGTCTCTCGATTATCGCCGGCTCATCTATCCGGTGGGGGATACGTTTCAGGCGGAGCTGTTCGCGGAAAGTGGAAAGAGCGGATCGCGCGACGGCGACGAGGCGGAGGTCGAGGCGCTGACGACGGCGGGCAGACGGCTGTGGCACGGAAGATTTCGGGCGGAGCCCGGCGCCGCCATGCAGAAGGTAGGCGCGCTCGCGTTCGAGATCACGTCCGATTTCACGGCGCTGTTTGTCGTACGTCTTCGTTTGCTGCGAGAGGGACGGACGCTGCATGAGAACGTCTACTATTTTTCCACGCAGGCCGAGACATGCTACCGGCCGGCGCTAGGCCTTGGCGCGCACGGCTTCCGCTTCGAGGCGGAAGGCGAGTGGGAGGAAGCGGGCGAAGAATGGAAGACCGAGTCTCTCGAATTGTTCAAGCGGACGTACCTGCTCGCGAACGAAGGCGACGAAGCGATCCTTCACGCGCATGCAGAGGAACTGACGGACCGGTATTGGACGATGGCGGACGAAGGCTTCGTCACGCTTTTCCCCGGCGAACGGAAACGAGTGACGGTCTACTGCGCGAACCGGCGCCTCGGCGGGCTGGGCACGGAGGCCGATGAAAGCGACGGCGAGGAGCGAGCCGGGCTGCCGGAAATCCGGTTCACTCATTTTAATGAACAAGATTCGCAGGAAGAAAGGAAGATTTCCAAATGA